A region from the Tachyglossus aculeatus isolate mTacAcu1 chromosome 5, mTacAcu1.pri, whole genome shotgun sequence genome encodes:
- the NPPB gene encoding natriuretic peptides B, producing MDCLRMAMPRALLLLFLLQLQARGSRALPLAGLSPARELAGVQELLNRLRDKFSVLEELEADSEPETEAEEPAGNSAELWEESEPRARPATVGSPEYRAPALQALRGLQNPKFMRESGCFGRRLDRIGSISGLGCNGFRKN from the exons aTGGACTGTCTTCGGATGGCGATGCCTCGAGCACTCCTGCTTCTGTTCCTGCTCCAGCTCCAGGCTCGGGGCAGCCGGGCCCTTCCCCTGGCCGGCCTCAGTCCAGCCCGAGAGCTAGCCGGAGTCCAG gagCTGCTGAACCGGCTGAGAGACAAGTTCTCCGTGCTGGAGGAGCTGGAGGCCGACTCTGAGCCGGAGACCGAGGCTGAGGAGCCAGCGGGGAACTCGGCGGAGCTGTGGGAGGAGAGCGAGCCCCGGGCCCGGCCAGCCACCGTGGGAAGCCCCGAGTACCGCGCTCCCGCTCTCCAGGCCCTGCGGGGGCTACAGAACCCCAAGTTCATGCGAGAGTCCGGCTGCTTTGGGAGGAGACTGGACCGGATCGGCTCCATCAGTGGCCTGGGCTGTAATG GCTTCAGGAAGAATTAA